From the genome of Bacillus thermozeamaize:
TCAAAAAAGAGAATGTCCGGATCGTTGACCAGTGCAAGCCCGATGGCCAGCCTCTGTTTTTGGCCGCCCGAGAGGTTCTGGACCCATTTATTGCGGTGTTCTTGCAGGTTGATCAATTCGATGATCTCAGGCACGGGCCGCGTTTTATGATAGAAACTGGAAAATACGTCCAGATTCTCATAGACGGTCAACTTGTCAAACAGCGCGCTCGTTTGGGGTTGCACGCCGATAATCTGCTTGATTTTCTCAGCATCACGCTTCCATCCCATGCCTTTAATGGAAACCTCACCCTGATCGGGCGCCTGCAATCCTTCAATCATCTCCAATGTGGTGGTTTTGCCGGCACCGTTGGGGCCGATGATCGTGAAGATCTCCCCCTCTTCCACAGTGAAGCTGATCCTGTCAACCGCCACGACAGAACCAAACGTTTTGCGAAGATCTTTTACCTCAAGAATGGACATCCACATCCCTCCTAAAAAATGGAAATTCTATATGGCAATACCATTTTATAATAAAACAAGAATGATAAAATTAACACCTCTTCCTAAGTAGGTTTTTTACCCCGACTTAAGACCGGGCAAACAAAAAAGCCGGGCAGAAACAGGATACATCCTGAGTTTTAGCCCGGATATGATGATGCGCGGGTTTTAGCTGGAAAAGGTTATGTGAATATCATTCATTCATCATAATGCAGGCCGCTCATTTTACGCCGTTATAGACGAAGGCGCGAATGATCTGCCGCTGCGCGAGAAAGAACACGATCAAGATGGGCATGACCAGAATCATATTTCCCGCCATCAGGACATTCCAGGTGACAATCCCTTCCACATGGCGAATCTGGGCGATCCCCAACGGAAGTGTTCTGACGGTATCGTTGGTGGTCATCACGAGCGGCCAGAAGTAATCGTTCCAGTGGGCGATAAAGCTGAACATCGCAAACGTCACAAGGACCGGTTTTGCCATTGGAACCATGATTTTCAGGATGATTTGCCACTCTTTGGCGTTGTCCAGTCTGGCCGCTTCGATCAGTTCCTCCGGCACCTGTTTGAACGATTGCCGCAGGAGAAAAATCCCGAATGCGCTCGAAGCAAATGGCAGGATAAGGGCAAAGTATGTGTCCAGCAACTTCCACGCGCTCATTTGCAAATACACAGGCAGAAAAATCAATTGCGCCGGAACCATCAGGGTAATCATGGTCATGCCGAACAGAAACCCGGATCCCCTGAATTGGTAACGCGCAAACGCATAGGCAGCAGGAATCACCGTCAGCATCTGCAAACAAAGGATGCCGACTGCAACAATCACACTGTTCATAAAGTAATGCAGGAAGGGACCGGTATTCCACGCCCGGACAAAATTTTCCCAGACAAGGTTTTCTGGCAGCCATTTGGGCGGAAAAACCATCGTTTCCGGCAGCGTTTTAAATGACGTCGAGATCATCCAGGCAAACGGCAGGGCAAAAATGAGCACCAACAGCGTCAAACCGATCCCGTTGATCACCCGAATGACAAATCGCGCCACCTTTACACTGTTCATAGTGGCAACCGGCGGAAGCCAATCCGAACCGCGTTCGGGAGCAAGCTGATCAGCAGATTTCAACGGCATCACCTTTTCCGACTATAATAAATGCTTTCCATTATCCACATGCTTAGCCATAATGGACGCGTCTTGAAAGAAGCCGAAAATAAAGGATGGTCAATATAGCAAGGATGATCAGAAGGATCACTCCGGCAGCGGAGGCATAGCCGATTTTGAAGAACTGAAAACCATACTGATAAATATAGTAAACAAGCGTATTGGTGGAATTGACAGGCCCTCCCTGGGTCATGATGTAAATCGTCTCAAATACTTGAAAGGAATTGAGCATGCAGATGATCACCAGGAAAAAGATCGTCGGCGAAAGCATGGGCAATGTAATCTTGTAAAACGTCGTCCAAGGTTTGGACTGGTCGAGAGCGGCCGCCTCGTAAATATCCTTTGGAATGCTCTGCAAGCCTGCGATAAAAACCAGTGTGTTAAAGCCGACACCCTTCCATACGGCAACAATCACCAATGAAATCAAGGCCGTGTCGGGATGGGACAGCCACTGCAACTTACCAAAACCGAACAAGCCAATCACCCAGTTCAAAAGGCCGTACTCGGGATCCATCAACCAGCTCCACAACAGGGAGATGGAGACCAATGAAATGATATGCGGGCTGAAAATCGCGCCTTGCACAATCCCGTAAATGATCCCGGTACGGTTTAACCAGAGGGCGAGAAATAACGATATGCCAATGGTGAGCGTCACCGTCAAAAAGGTGTAGATAAACGAATTCTTTAATACCTGAAGGAATTCTTCGTCTTGAAACAGATCGATAAAGTTTTGCAAACCGACAAACGTTTTCACGGGGCTGATGAAATTCCATTCAAACAAGCTGAGGTAGATCATGTAAAAGATGGGATAGATGAAAAACAACGAGAAGACAAGGATAGCCGGAGCGACCATCGCATAGGGGCGGAGTTTTTCCCACAGTGCCATTTGCCGCGCACCTCCCTAAGCGCCTCCGGCGACAAGGCTCCTTGCCCGGACTTCAATGCCGCGAATTCGCTGTCCATCGGGAGCAAAATAATAGAGATGTTCGTAAGGAACGACCACCCGGACATGTTTTTTCTGCTCCAAAGGGGCGAGGAAGTTCTTCACAAAAAATGTTCCCATTTTTGCTTTGACCTGATAAATATTTTCCGCCCCCAGGCTCTCGCGGGTCAGGATTTCCCCTTCGACGGCCAACCCCTCTGTATAATAACCGGGATGCAGCAGCGCATGTTCTGGACGGAAGCCGAAATAGCCAATCTCAACCTCCGTTTCGACATGCAAGCCTTCCACCTCGCGGAAGTGGAAGATGTTCATCGCAGGCGTACCGATAAACTGGGCCGTAAACAGATTTTCCGGATCATGGTACAACTTCATCGGCGCGTCCACCTGCTGGATCTTTCCCTTGTTCATCACCACAATCTGATCCCCCATGGACATGGCCTCCACCTGGTCATGAGTCACATAGACAAAGGTGGTGCCCAGCCTTTGATGAAGCTGTATCAGCTCAGTCCGCATTTGATTGCGCAATTTGGCATCCAGGTTGGAAAGCGGCTCATCGAAAATAAACACCTTCGGTTTTTTGACCATCGCCCGGGCAAGTGCCACCCGTTGCCGCTGGCCCCCCGACAACGCATGCGGTTTCTTGTCGAGGTAAGGCGTCAAGCCCACAATTTCGCAGATATCCTTGACTAATGCTTCCCTTTCCTTTTTCGGCACCTTTCTGTTTTTCAGCCCGAATTCAATATTTTCGCGAACAGTCATGGTCGGGTAGAGGGCATAGTTTTGAAATACCATGGCCACATCGCGCATTCCGGGCGGCGTATCATTCACACACTTGTCGCCGATCCAGATATCCCCGCAGGTCTGCTTCTCAAGCCCTGCAATCATCCGCAGCGTGGTGGATTTGCCGCATCCGGACGGCCCCACGAGCACCGTAAACGAACCATCCTGGATGGTAAGATTCATTTCCTGGATCACCACTTCGTTTTTAAACGCTTTGGTCACGTTTTTCAACTCAATCTTGGCCACGCCTTGATCCCCCCTCAATGACATGCTTGGTCTTTTTTCAATCCATCAGCTTTATAGATGGATGGCCTTCGTCCTTGGTTTCTGCATGGCACGCATCAGTGCGGCCAGCTCATCCAGGAAGCGCAGGCGCATGTCCGAATTTGACGGGATGCTGCCCGTACAAGATCTTTCTTGCTTCGGCGACGGCCGCATCCGTTTCCGCTTCCCATTCGGTTCCTTCCAACAGATAGCGGATATACCGATCCATAAAGGTGTCTTCCTGATAAAGCGTTCCATCCATATCAAAGATGATCACTTTAATCTCAGACAGCCACTCGGTCACGCGCTTCACCACCCCTGGCTTCGGTCACGAGAGACAAAGATAAAGGGAAGGGGACGCCTATCTACTTACTCAAAAGTTTGTTTGCTTTCTCAGCCGCTTCGTTCAACGCATCTTGCGGCGACACCTTCGGATCGAGGATGGCCTTCTCAATCGCTTGCTTGAGAATCTTCGTCACTTCTGGGTACGCATCTGCCATCGGCCGGGGCCGGGCGTACTCCAGTTGGTCAATCGCCACTTTGTACTGCGGGTATTCTTTATAAAGGGCTTGTAATTCATCGCTTTCGATGGCCGAAATACGGGTGGGCAGATATCCGGTGTTTTTATGTTGGTAAATGGTTTGTTCTTTTGCCGTCATCCACTTAATAAATTCCCAGGCTGCTTCTTTTTCTTTTTCACCAAGACCGGCCAGCATCACCAAATGGCAACCGCCAGTCGGGACGCCATACGATTTATTCGCAGGCATAAACGCAGTCATCATGTCAAACCCGTTCCCTTTCGCAATTTCCATGCTCTCAGCAACGTTCGCAGTCGAACCGAACTTCATGGCTGAGATTTGGTTTGCCCAGTCTTTATTGGCCATTTCTCCAGCCTCATCGCCGGTCGGAATCTTGATCAGCCCTTCGCTGGCCAATCGCTTCATGAACTCGACAGGCGCAACGCCTTCCGGTGAATTGAAGGCTGCCGTTTTGCCGTCCTCAGACAACATTTGTCCGCCACTCTGCGCGACAAAAGCCTCATAAAACCAGATATCGGCAGGCATGGTCATGGCCAGTTTGCCTTTTTCCTTCAGCTTGCGGGCGTACTGTTCAAATTCCTCCCAGGTTTTCGGCCCGGCAGGATCCAAGCCAGCCTCTTTGAGCATGGTGACATTTTTATAGAGAATCGGGGTACTGCGCATAAAAGGCAGGCCGTAAAGTTTTCCATCCACGTAGGAGTTCCCCATGAGCCCAGGATGAAAATCGTCAATCTTGACCTCTTCCTTGTCCCGTTCAGCAAACGGCGTCAGATCTTCCAACATGCCGGAGCGGGCAAAAATGCCGGTGGAGGCAATCTCGAGATCCATCACCGCCGGGGCATTTTTTGCGGCAAATGCCGCTTGGGCCTTGGCATGAAGATCATCGTAGGTCCCTTGATACTCAGCAATCACTTCAATGCGATCCTGGGATCGGTTGAACTGTTTGACAAGGTTTTGTTTGGCTTCCTGAATTTTGCCGCCCCAGGCGTACCAGTACTTAATGACGATCTTGTCTTTTCCGTTGCCATCGGCTGACGAAGAAGAAACACCGCTCGTACTGTTTGTACTGCACGCGGCAAGAGAAGAAATCATGATCAGTGCAAGGATGAACGTTCCCAGCTTCTTGAACATGGACTTCCTCCTTAACCTTTTGTTTTTTCGCAATTACCCTCAAAATCTTCACAGCGTATCCTGCAATGCCACATTAAGCATAAAGAATCATTATTAACCGGGTATTAAGTCGTTGTAAATTTTATTTAAATAAGTCTCGCATGAAATAAAAATGGCGGCTCACTGAGCCGCAATGGAAAGATGGCCCGATACAATTCATCGAATTGGGACGCTGCATTCACGGTCGGATGCTTCCCCGCGCGCCAAAGGGTTATGTGTAAAGTGATTCATATGATTGAAAACAATCGGCGCATTCTTCAAAACGTCCGCATCCGTCACGTCAACGGCAGAAATACGAACCTCATTCTGTCCCATTTCCACCACTCGGAAGGCAGGCTGATCAAGGCATGCCGAAAGCTGTACAAAAGTCCAATTATCTTGCTTGACAATCGAGTCTACATGCGTGTGTCCGTTGAAATAGATGCCAACACCCTCTTTTTGCCGTAAAATACGCCACATATCAATACTCGGATGGATGGAGCCTTTATCAATCTCCGATCTTTTTGTCGTGTTGTATACGGGATGATGTGCAAAAACCAACAGTGGCTTTGAACCGGATGCCTTGACCACCTCTTCAAACCACTGCAGCTGTTCTTCATCCACCCAGCCTCCCCAATCCTCATAATCCATCTCCTTGGCGGTATCCAAAAAGGCAAGCACGGCGCGATCCGTGTCAATGACATGATAGCGTGCCTGCCCCGTCATTTTGAGCACCTCTTTTCTGGGTTGAGCGTAGAGATCATGATTTCCTAAGACATGATAAAAATTCCTGTCCCTGTTCTTTAATATCTCATACACTCCCTTCAACTCCAGAGGCGTGCCGTAATTTGTCAAATCACCAAGTGAGATATGAGCATCCGCGTCTATTTCTAAAAAACGTCCCAAAAATGTTTGATAAAAACCATCCCGAGCATCTACCAGTCCGGGTATCGTCTCATCCAATTCGGGAAAATGCAAATCCCCCATTAAAATAAGTTTCATCTGCACTCTCCTCTCGCTTAACATTGTAAATCTAACATTTCATTATCTACTTCAAAGTTTATCCCGCACATATTAACCCTTTTTAAAGCCAGGTTAAATGATTTGTAAAGTCTGTCCAGCGAGAGAGGAATTGATATTGCATGAATGGCACCCATCCTGGCTGTCGTCCATGAATTTTGAAATGAAAAGAAAAAGGAGGATCGTGGAATAAA
Proteins encoded in this window:
- a CDS encoding sugar ABC transporter permease; the encoded protein is MNSVKVARFVIRVINGIGLTLLVLIFALPFAWMISTSFKTLPETMVFPPKWLPENLVWENFVRAWNTGPFLHYFMNSVIVAVGILCLQMLTVIPAAYAFARYQFRGSGFLFGMTMITLMVPAQLIFLPVYLQMSAWKLLDTYFALILPFASSAFGIFLLRQSFKQVPEELIEAARLDNAKEWQIILKIMVPMAKPVLVTFAMFSFIAHWNDYFWPLVMTTNDTVRTLPLGIAQIRHVEGIVTWNVLMAGNMILVMPILIVFFLAQRQIIRAFVYNGVK
- a CDS encoding metallophosphoesterase, with translation MKLILMGDLHFPELDETIPGLVDARDGFYQTFLGRFLEIDADAHISLGDLTNYGTPLELKGVYEILKNRDRNFYHVLGNHDLYAQPRKEVLKMTGQARYHVIDTDRAVLAFLDTAKEMDYEDWGGWVDEEQLQWFEEVVKASGSKPLLVFAHHPVYNTTKRSEIDKGSIHPSIDMWRILRQKEGVGIYFNGHTHVDSIVKQDNWTFVQLSACLDQPAFRVVEMGQNEVRISAVDVTDADVLKNAPIVFNHMNHFTHNPLARGEASDRECSVPIR
- a CDS encoding glycerol-3-phosphate ABC transporter substrate-binding protein, yielding MFKKLGTFILALIMISSLAACSTNSTSGVSSSSADGNGKDKIVIKYWYAWGGKIQEAKQNLVKQFNRSQDRIEVIAEYQGTYDDLHAKAQAAFAAKNAPAVMDLEIASTGIFARSGMLEDLTPFAERDKEEVKIDDFHPGLMGNSYVDGKLYGLPFMRSTPILYKNVTMLKEAGLDPAGPKTWEEFEQYARKLKEKGKLAMTMPADIWFYEAFVAQSGGQMLSEDGKTAAFNSPEGVAPVEFMKRLASEGLIKIPTGDEAGEMANKDWANQISAMKFGSTANVAESMEIAKGNGFDMMTAFMPANKSYGVPTGGCHLVMLAGLGEKEKEAAWEFIKWMTAKEQTIYQHKNTGYLPTRISAIESDELQALYKEYPQYKVAIDQLEYARPRPMADAYPEVTKILKQAIEKAILDPKVSPQDALNEAAEKANKLLSK
- a CDS encoding ABC transporter ATP-binding protein, with product MAKIELKNVTKAFKNEVVIQEMNLTIQDGSFTVLVGPSGCGKSTTLRMIAGLEKQTCGDIWIGDKCVNDTPPGMRDVAMVFQNYALYPTMTVRENIEFGLKNRKVPKKEREALVKDICEIVGLTPYLDKKPHALSGGQRQRVALARAMVKKPKVFIFDEPLSNLDAKLRNQMRTELIQLHQRLGTTFVYVTHDQVEAMSMGDQIVVMNKGKIQQVDAPMKLYHDPENLFTAQFIGTPAMNIFHFREVEGLHVETEVEIGYFGFRPEHALLHPGYYTEGLAVEGEILTRESLGAENIYQVKAKMGTFFVKNFLAPLEQKKHVRVVVPYEHLYYFAPDGQRIRGIEVRARSLVAGGA
- a CDS encoding ABC transporter permease; this translates as MALWEKLRPYAMVAPAILVFSLFFIYPIFYMIYLSLFEWNFISPVKTFVGLQNFIDLFQDEEFLQVLKNSFIYTFLTVTLTIGISLFLALWLNRTGIIYGIVQGAIFSPHIISLVSISLLWSWLMDPEYGLLNWVIGLFGFGKLQWLSHPDTALISLVIVAVWKGVGFNTLVFIAGLQSIPKDIYEAAALDQSKPWTTFYKITLPMLSPTIFFLVIICMLNSFQVFETIYIMTQGGPVNSTNTLVYYIYQYGFQFFKIGYASAAGVILLIILAILTILYFRLLSRRVHYG